From a region of the Helianthus annuus cultivar XRQ/B chromosome 5, HanXRQr2.0-SUNRISE, whole genome shotgun sequence genome:
- the LOC110940580 gene encoding uncharacterized protein LOC110940580 isoform X1, translating to MVVVGRDDGSGGSGGFSFSSGFGQGARLGSTRFTSVKVSSTRFGPESTRSDSGSVKSGQTAHGSDLISGSGYEKVRSNPSQLGSTAGQTSVSGVTDSGQRFGSTIVNWSAAVRVRFDGPDFRSIRVGSQRSNPVNKSTPGQSQSTRFDEAA from the coding sequence ATGGTGGTTGTCGGCCGTGATGACGGCAGCGGCGGCAGTGGTGGGTTCAGTTTCAGTTCGGGTTTTGGTCAGGGTGCGAGACTCGGTTCAACTCGGTTCACTTCGGTCAAGGTTAGTTCGACTCGGTTCGGTCCCGAGTCAACTCGATCAGATTCAGGATCGGTCAAAAGTGGTCAAACGGCACACGGGTCAGATTTGATTTCCGGTTCGGGATACGAGAAGGTTCGGTcaaacccgagtcaactcgggtcaacagcTGGTCAAACGTCAGTTTCGGGTGTTACGGATTCTGGTCAGCGGTTCGGGTCAACTATAGTCAACTGGTCAGCCGCGGTTCGGGTGCGGTTCGATGGGCCAGATTTTCGTTCAATTCGGGTTGGCAGTCAACGGTCAAACCCGGTCAACAAGTCAACACCGGGTCAAAGTCAGTCAACGCGGTTCGACGAAGCGGCATGA
- the LOC110940580 gene encoding uncharacterized protein LOC110940580 isoform X2 yields MGQIFVQFGLAVNGQTRSTSQHRVKVSQRGSTKRHEDPEFFSCMLASSHYWNDITKPRYASFARECQGCIFQNYGTVGIEEPTGFRVLSGRSLFRSLSFLLPLCNEDTGPVTPALIFQGVTEIGFEGFGVLK; encoded by the exons ATGGGCCAGATTTTCGTTCAATTCGGGTTGGCAGTCAACGGTCAAACCCGGTCAACAAGTCAACACCGGGTCAAAGTCAGTCAACGCGGTTCGACGAAGCGGCATGAGGATCCG GAATTCTTTAGTTGCAtgctagcgagttcacattatTGGAATGACATCACGAAACCACGTTACGCTAGCTTTGCAcgggaatgtcaag gttgcatttttcaaaactacggaacggttggaatagaagaacccacgggatttcgagtacttagcgggcgttcattgtttagaagtcttagctttttgcttccgttgtgcaatgaagataccggtccagtcacgccagctctgatatttcagggtgtgacagaaataggctttgaggggttcggtgtgctaaaataa